From a region of the Salinispira pacifica genome:
- the cls gene encoding cardiolipin synthase: MSISDPFQLLSLISLGVTLFTSMVIILDDTKSSETTIAWLLVIFLFKWIGVLFYVLLGINWKKRKIVQQKPEDIFGSFLQPVLQRQQDFISRLIETHESESYSDMTKLMRMLLSGNNSIITLNNRIRFFHNGKDAFASMFHDLKRARETIHMEFYIWRSDELGEELKEILIERARNGVDVKLIFDGLGSFGKISYAYRRELKEAGIRFSYFLDLNLAPARLKINYRNHRKVVVIDGRKAYTGGINVGKEYIDGGSKFEQWRDTALRITGDSVMMLQALFLIDWASSGNEQVLDGKLFPAFHPGERQTPVQIAFSGPDSRWSSIEQLFFLMITNANTDIWIQSPYFIPSQGILHALQSAALSGVNVHLMMTGIPDKHPPFWAAHTYFPGLVDAGVKLYLYRRGFLHSKTVVADSKICSVGSCNMDMRSFHINFEANAVIYDEDLSRQLVDQFRRDLAFCEEVTHASLTSQSPFIKLRNSILRIFSPIM, encoded by the coding sequence ATGAGTATAAGCGATCCCTTTCAACTGCTTTCCCTTATCAGCCTTGGAGTGACCCTGTTCACATCCATGGTTATCATCCTGGATGATACCAAAAGCAGTGAAACCACCATTGCATGGCTTCTTGTGATCTTCCTGTTCAAATGGATCGGGGTGCTTTTTTACGTCCTGCTGGGAATCAACTGGAAGAAGCGGAAAATCGTTCAGCAGAAACCCGAAGATATTTTCGGGTCCTTTTTGCAGCCGGTGCTCCAGCGCCAGCAGGATTTTATTTCCCGGCTCATCGAGACCCACGAATCCGAGTCCTACAGCGACATGACCAAACTCATGCGCATGCTCCTTTCGGGAAACAACTCTATTATCACACTGAACAACCGCATCCGGTTTTTTCACAACGGGAAAGATGCCTTTGCCTCCATGTTCCACGATCTGAAGAGGGCCAGGGAAACCATACACATGGAGTTTTACATCTGGCGTTCCGATGAGCTGGGTGAGGAGCTGAAGGAAATTCTCATTGAACGGGCCCGAAACGGTGTGGATGTGAAGCTGATATTCGACGGCCTGGGTTCATTCGGCAAAATATCCTACGCCTACCGCCGGGAGCTGAAAGAGGCGGGCATCCGCTTTTCCTATTTTCTGGACCTCAACCTGGCTCCCGCCCGCCTGAAAATCAATTACCGGAACCACCGGAAGGTGGTGGTGATCGACGGCCGGAAAGCCTATACCGGCGGCATCAATGTGGGGAAAGAATATATTGACGGGGGCAGCAAATTCGAACAATGGCGGGATACCGCGCTGCGGATTACCGGGGATTCGGTGATGATGCTTCAGGCGCTGTTTCTCATCGACTGGGCGTCCAGCGGGAACGAGCAGGTTCTGGACGGCAAACTCTTTCCGGCCTTTCACCCCGGCGAACGCCAGACCCCGGTTCAGATAGCATTCAGCGGTCCGGATTCCCGCTGGTCATCCATTGAGCAATTGTTCTTTCTGATGATCACCAATGCAAATACTGATATCTGGATACAGAGCCCCTATTTCATCCCTAGCCAGGGCATTCTCCATGCCCTCCAGTCTGCCGCCCTGAGCGGAGTGAACGTCCATCTCATGATGACCGGTATTCCCGACAAGCACCCTCCCTTCTGGGCCGCCCACACATACTTTCCCGGACTGGTTGATGCGGGGGTGAAGCTGTATCTCTACCGCAGGGGATTTCTCCACAGCAAAACCGTGGTTGCTGACTCAAAAATATGCAGCGTAGGCAGCTGCAATATGGATATGCGCAGCTTCCATATCAATTTTGAAGCCAACGCAGTGATCTATGACGAAGATCTGTCCCGACAGCTGGTGGACCAGTTCCGCAGGGACCTGGCATTCTGCGAAGAAGTGACCCATGCCAGCCTTACCAGCCAGTCTCCGTTCATCAAGCTGCGAAACAGCATTCTGCGTATCTTTTCCCCCATAATGTAG
- a CDS encoding calcium/sodium antiporter yields MAIDILLNSGAVLAGLVLLYFGGNYLVKGAGGMALHFKVAPIVVGLTVVAFGTSAPELFVSLFSALQGYTEISLGNVVGSNIINIALILGISSIIVTIPVGQGIVFRDIPLMFFSYLILFAAALPMFWETLAPGEGRIFRIEGLLMIAALVAYVLFLYMYSRQHEDEVSELVEMDEISEEDVNRPVPIMLLEIAGGIAALGFGSDFLIDGASWMARNLFGASDRFIGITIVAFGTSLPELVTSVIAASKKQMDISVGNIVGSNIFNSLMVLGATSLVTPLSIYAAGFTVDILAMILISLLLFLVLLWRRKLERWSGVLFLISYAGYFIYLLQSRGV; encoded by the coding sequence ATGGCAATAGATATACTACTCAACAGTGGGGCCGTTCTCGCCGGGCTTGTGCTGCTGTATTTCGGCGGGAACTATCTGGTGAAGGGTGCAGGAGGAATGGCCCTCCATTTCAAGGTTGCACCCATCGTTGTGGGACTCACGGTGGTGGCGTTCGGAACCAGTGCCCCGGAACTGTTTGTCAGCCTCTTCTCCGCCCTCCAAGGATATACGGAGATCAGCCTGGGAAATGTGGTGGGCAGCAATATCATCAATATCGCCCTGATCCTGGGGATCTCTTCAATAATCGTGACCATACCTGTGGGCCAGGGGATCGTCTTCAGAGATATTCCCCTCATGTTTTTCAGTTATCTCATTCTGTTCGCCGCCGCACTTCCCATGTTCTGGGAAACCCTGGCTCCCGGGGAAGGACGGATTTTCCGGATAGAAGGGCTTCTGATGATCGCGGCTCTGGTTGCATATGTTCTCTTTCTCTACATGTACAGCAGGCAGCATGAGGATGAAGTATCCGAACTGGTGGAGATGGATGAGATATCCGAAGAGGACGTAAACCGTCCGGTGCCCATCATGCTTCTGGAGATAGCAGGGGGGATCGCCGCATTAGGCTTCGGCTCGGATTTTCTCATTGACGGAGCCTCCTGGATGGCACGGAACCTCTTTGGAGCAAGTGACCGTTTTATCGGAATAACCATTGTGGCATTCGGAACTAGCCTGCCGGAACTGGTAACCAGCGTGATCGCCGCAAGTAAAAAGCAGATGGATATTTCCGTGGGGAACATCGTGGGCAGCAATATATTCAACAGTCTCATGGTGCTGGGTGCCACTTCTCTGGTGACTCCTTTAAGCATCTATGCCGCCGGGTTCACCGTGGACATCCTGGCGATGATTCTTATCAGTCTGCTGCTGTTTCTTGTTCTGCTGTGGCGGCGGAAGCTGGAGCGCTGGAGCGGAGTTCTGTTTCTCATCAGCTACGCAGGATATTTTATCTATCTCCTGCAAAGCAGAGGTGTGTAA
- a CDS encoding THUMP domain-containing class I SAM-dependent RNA methyltransferase: MKFSASCLPGMEELLTAELKELGADQISPGRQAVSFQGDTQMLLNALNQLRSALRVFHVISRLPHDSEGRLYAGLKKISWKKYLKISQNFAIQALESGGKAPASLRYITLKTKDIIVDSLRTPEGRRPSVDRNNPDISFTVLFQKNDALLLRDAAGTPLSQRGYRKDHTGAPLNEALAWGILRLSGFYPRKGPGILVDPMCGSGTFSIEAARYLKDLGIPPHAVQGKAGENRTGAARPDPELTDPKQPDLKQPDPKPADPTSTDPESGRPKPGHKKASGAILVKKKAAAGRDFMCYRWPDVGEQLISASRKRPSPSVSSSSAAENRGGGSSAQTQSGPNTSGGSSSPWRIIASDLDPRAIQIARRNASRAGVEEYIEFYQSDFHSLHESLDLPGSREQAEKNAGSQNREPGEPSATAATRMMILNPPYDMRLQVDDARDFYSRLGDSMKRHWKGYKVHIFSANRDALKHVGLRPDTKLNLKNGQLNAGLYSYSLY; the protein is encoded by the coding sequence TTGAAATTTTCTGCAAGCTGCCTGCCGGGCATGGAAGAATTGCTCACCGCTGAATTGAAAGAGCTGGGAGCGGATCAGATATCTCCCGGCCGGCAGGCGGTGAGTTTCCAGGGTGATACACAGATGCTGCTGAACGCTCTGAACCAGCTGCGTTCCGCCCTGCGGGTGTTTCATGTGATATCCCGGCTTCCCCATGACAGCGAGGGCAGACTCTATGCCGGGCTGAAAAAAATCAGCTGGAAAAAGTATCTGAAGATCAGCCAGAATTTTGCCATACAAGCCCTGGAAAGCGGTGGGAAGGCACCCGCCTCCCTGCGATATATCACCCTGAAAACCAAAGATATAATCGTTGACAGCCTGCGCACCCCGGAAGGCCGGCGCCCGTCGGTGGACCGGAACAATCCGGATATCAGCTTTACCGTTCTCTTTCAGAAAAACGACGCTCTCCTGCTGCGGGATGCAGCCGGCACGCCCCTGAGTCAGCGGGGCTACAGAAAAGATCATACCGGAGCCCCCCTGAACGAGGCTCTGGCCTGGGGCATCCTGAGACTCTCCGGATTTTATCCCCGCAAGGGACCGGGAATCCTGGTCGATCCCATGTGCGGCAGCGGCACCTTCAGCATTGAAGCCGCCCGCTATCTGAAAGACCTGGGCATCCCGCCCCATGCTGTCCAGGGCAAGGCAGGTGAAAACCGTACCGGAGCCGCCCGTCCGGATCCGGAACTGACAGATCCGAAACAGCCAGATCTGAAACAGCCAGATCCGAAACCAGCCGACCCGACTTCAACCGATCCGGAATCCGGGCGCCCCAAACCCGGGCACAAAAAAGCATCCGGAGCCATCCTTGTAAAGAAAAAAGCGGCAGCCGGACGGGACTTCATGTGTTACCGCTGGCCGGATGTGGGCGAACAACTCATTTCCGCATCCCGGAAGCGTCCCTCGCCCTCGGTATCTTCATCTTCTGCGGCTGAAAACCGGGGTGGAGGTTCATCTGCCCAGACCCAAAGCGGTCCAAACACATCCGGGGGGAGCTCATCACCTTGGCGGATTATTGCATCGGACCTGGACCCCCGGGCTATACAGATAGCCAGGCGAAACGCATCCAGAGCCGGCGTTGAAGAATATATCGAGTTTTATCAGTCGGATTTTCACAGCCTGCACGAGAGTCTGGATCTTCCCGGGAGCCGGGAACAGGCTGAAAAGAACGCCGGGTCCCAAAACAGAGAGCCAGGGGAACCCTCAGCCACAGCCGCCACGAGGATGATGATCCTGAATCCGCCCTACGATATGCGCCTGCAGGTGGATGATGCCAGGGATTTTTATTCCCGGCTGGGCGACAGCATGAAGAGACACTGGAAGGGATACAAGGTGCACATATTCTCTGCAAACAGAGATGCCCTGAAGCATGTGGGTCTGAGACCCGACACCAAACTGAATCTGAAAAACGGCCAGCTGAATGCGGGACTCTACTCGTATTCCCTGTATTGA
- a CDS encoding DNA alkylation repair enzyme gives MRPGSDAPARPNSLTRETLNSESIARIAAQIKETWPEFPASRFRLEANRGLESLNFMDRAQQIRDCLIRRLPGNFREAAAILSSSVGPPAMEDAIQGVEGFYILPMSMYISRMGLNDPDAALPALYEMTRRFTAEFDIRPFLIRHEQQTLGFLMHITDDASPFARRLASEGTRPRLPLAPRLRRYIDDPSPLIPILERLHDDPNEMVRRSVANNVNDISKDNPRMALELMQAWTSRASAGGEARDERTDSTEKGSASRPPWVVRHGVRSLVKSANPQALELLGYSGARLRVAGFTLAPEEVELGDALEMNIRIESAAHYDQKLLIQYIHRHPNARGGYGERSFFLKRTNLEAQTVLNVRKLHRFRASVNRRYYPGQHSMIIRVNGRRLGEAPFRFKSASSE, from the coding sequence ATGCGGCCCGGATCTGACGCCCCTGCCCGGCCCAACAGCCTTACCAGGGAAACCCTGAACTCCGAAAGCATTGCCAGGATTGCCGCACAGATCAAAGAGACCTGGCCGGAATTTCCCGCATCCCGGTTCCGGCTGGAAGCAAACCGGGGATTGGAATCCCTGAATTTCATGGATCGCGCCCAGCAGATCAGAGACTGCTTGATCCGCCGGCTGCCCGGGAATTTCCGGGAAGCCGCAGCAATTTTATCTTCATCTGTGGGTCCCCCTGCAATGGAGGACGCAATTCAGGGAGTGGAAGGGTTTTACATCCTGCCCATGAGCATGTACATCTCCCGCATGGGACTGAACGATCCCGACGCCGCTCTGCCCGCCCTCTACGAAATGACCCGGCGGTTCACAGCAGAGTTCGATATCCGGCCCTTTCTCATACGGCATGAACAACAGACCCTGGGCTTTCTCATGCATATTACCGACGATGCCAGTCCCTTCGCCCGAAGGCTGGCCAGCGAGGGAACCCGCCCCCGCCTTCCCCTGGCTCCCCGCCTCCGCAGGTATATTGATGATCCCTCACCCCTGATCCCCATCCTGGAGAGGCTCCACGACGATCCCAATGAGATGGTGCGCCGGTCGGTGGCCAACAACGTAAATGATATCAGCAAAGATAACCCCCGGATGGCACTGGAGCTCATGCAGGCCTGGACATCCCGGGCTTCCGCCGGTGGTGAGGCCCGGGACGAAAGGACCGATTCAACCGAAAAAGGAAGTGCTTCCCGTCCGCCATGGGTGGTGCGCCACGGCGTCCGCAGCCTCGTAAAGTCGGCGAATCCACAGGCGCTGGAGCTGTTGGGCTATTCGGGTGCCCGGCTCCGGGTTGCAGGCTTCACCCTGGCGCCGGAGGAAGTGGAGCTGGGGGATGCCCTGGAGATGAACATCCGCATCGAGTCCGCCGCGCACTATGATCAAAAACTCTTAATCCAGTATATCCATCGTCATCCCAATGCCAGGGGAGGATACGGCGAACGAAGTTTCTTCCTGAAGCGGACAAATCTGGAAGCTCAAACCGTGCTGAATGTCCGGAAACTTCACCGGTTCCGGGCTTCTGTCAACAGACGCTACTATCCGGGACAGCACAGCATGATTATCCGGGTGAACGGCCGCCGCCTTGGGGAAGCACCCTTCCGGTTCAAGTCCGCTTCAAGTGAGTGA
- a CDS encoding TetR/AcrR family transcriptional regulator has translation MNLSPEFLHGLEIPRYTSALGRKKLLQLLTIAIQEFLQHGFTNTSTNRIMHNSGLSKGTLFNMFGSKKGLYLYLIKHSTVTLLSVCHRKLSTRPADFLQRLRWLGEVYLDLFIQEPAAFRLLMTIDDPGNQDMAAEFAREHAVKAAKIRQLMFDNITQNTLNINREQIRRITAMILTDVKQRLSGQHDFVPDQHPSASSKAALQQSVPQEDIPQKDTPQKDVAHEILTDLLAFRSGFLQDLDAMLAILRHGVYFDITSEKTDGTAAPG, from the coding sequence ATGAATCTCTCACCCGAATTTCTTCACGGTCTTGAGATCCCCCGCTACACCTCTGCGCTGGGCAGAAAGAAACTCCTCCAGCTTCTCACAATCGCCATCCAGGAGTTTCTACAACACGGTTTCACCAACACCTCCACCAACAGAATTATGCATAACTCCGGGCTGTCCAAAGGCACCCTCTTCAACATGTTCGGAAGCAAAAAGGGTCTCTATCTTTATCTGATCAAACACTCCACAGTCACTCTGCTCTCTGTTTGCCACCGGAAGCTTTCAACCAGACCTGCGGATTTTCTCCAGCGTCTGCGTTGGCTGGGCGAAGTCTACCTGGATCTGTTCATCCAGGAACCGGCAGCCTTCCGACTTCTCATGACGATCGATGACCCGGGGAATCAGGACATGGCGGCGGAATTTGCACGGGAACACGCCGTGAAAGCAGCAAAAATCCGGCAGCTTATGTTTGATAATATCACCCAAAACACACTCAACATAAACCGGGAGCAGATCCGGCGGATCACAGCAATGATCCTGACTGATGTTAAACAACGCCTTTCCGGACAGCATGATTTTGTCCCGGATCAGCATCCCTCTGCCTCCAGTAAAGCCGCCCTCCAGCAATCTGTCCCACAGGAAGATATCCCACAGAAAGACACCCCCCAGAAAGATGTCGCCCACGAAATTCTTACCGACCTGCTGGCCTTCAGGTCCGGCTTTCTCCAGGACCTGGATGCGATGCTGGCAATATTGCGCCACGGTGTCTACTTCGATATCACATCAGAAAAAACTGACGGCACTGCTGCTCCGGGCTGA
- a CDS encoding ABC transporter permease — MWESFLAFIENSGMQWDQWIIAYLILLVPVIISMGMKLELHGELVKVSLRAVVQLLFIALLLLPIFAGHWSLKLLIILVMILMGARVSWERGREIPGAFVTSLLAMSMSTVSIIGVFLLSGGLENQANIAIPIFGMLVGNASRSIALLFSRTLSDFSSQQEMVEALMLDGMDFRSAMRIPMQMSMKTALVPRIDSLKTLGIVHIPGAMAGMMVAGASPLEAAGYQILIFFGIIASSAIATIITNYRSYRLLFLSTYPHLHWKQ; from the coding sequence ATGTGGGAATCTTTTTTGGCGTTCATCGAAAACTCAGGCATGCAGTGGGACCAGTGGATCATCGCCTATCTCATATTGCTTGTCCCGGTGATCATATCCATGGGGATGAAGCTGGAGCTTCACGGGGAACTGGTGAAGGTTTCCCTGCGGGCGGTGGTCCAGCTGCTGTTTATCGCATTGCTTCTGCTGCCGATTTTCGCCGGACACTGGTCTCTGAAACTGCTGATTATTCTGGTGATGATACTCATGGGCGCCAGGGTGTCCTGGGAACGGGGCCGGGAAATTCCCGGGGCGTTTGTCACCAGTCTTCTTGCAATGAGCATGAGTACGGTGAGCATTATCGGGGTATTTCTGCTCAGCGGAGGTCTGGAGAACCAGGCCAATATAGCCATCCCCATCTTCGGGATGCTTGTGGGGAATGCAAGCCGAAGCATTGCCCTGCTGTTCAGCCGGACGCTCAGCGATTTTTCCTCCCAGCAGGAGATGGTGGAGGCATTGATGCTGGACGGTATGGATTTCCGCAGTGCCATGCGCATACCCATGCAGATGAGCATGAAGACCGCTCTGGTTCCCCGGATCGATTCCCTGAAGACCCTGGGGATAGTTCACATTCCCGGGGCAATGGCGGGGATGATGGTGGCCGGTGCGAGTCCCCTGGAGGCTGCCGGATATCAGATTCTCATATTTTTCGGAATCATCGCATCTTCAGCCATAGCCACCATTATCACCAATTACCGAAGCTACAGGCTTCTGTTTCTTTCAACATATCCCCATTTGCACTGGAAGCAGTAA
- a CDS encoding FAD-dependent oxidoreductase: protein MKTQSYTHAFSALDLGFTSIPNRILMGSMHTGLEEKPGGFSRLAEYYRERAEGGAGMIVTGGIAPDIRGWTKPFAARMSSFIHVLKHRKITRTVHRYPTKICMQILHTGRYGYHPFTVSAEKRKAPINPFTPRAMTPAMIRRSIRHFARAASLAQRAGYDGVEIMGSEGYLINQFLSARTNQREDKWGGSLENRMRLALEIVKAVREKVGRKFIIIFRISLLELVEKGNQFDESLILAGKLADAGVNILNTGIGWHESRVPTIGGMVPRGVFTRVTAELKDRLEIPVVATNRINRMADAESILASGEADMVSMARPFLADPEIVQKARENREETTNICIACNQACLDHVFLNRSASCLVNPRAGQETRIPRPEDNRAKHPLRIGVAGAGPAGLSFAIHAAARGHRVELFEKEQDIGGHFTLAARIPGKSEFLSSIAYYRNMLEVHRVTVHLSRPFTPGDAARFDKVAVCTGIKPRKPDIPGADLPHVLGYREALSGDFTPSGRVAIIGAGGIAVDTANYLLQPNFRGVSMTDEEFFTHWGIDPLSSVPGGLTMNPAAPESGPLRGRITMMRRSNAKPGAGLGKTTGWIHRLELKKGEVEFIPSVQYRSIDPRGVSITDGEGRERRIEAETVIVCAGQVPDNGLSRELDSAGISHLLIGGAREADEVDAKRAIDEAVRHAARI from the coding sequence ATGAAAACACAATCCTACACCCATGCCTTCTCCGCCCTGGATCTTGGGTTCACCTCCATCCCCAACCGGATTCTCATGGGATCCATGCATACCGGCCTGGAAGAGAAGCCCGGCGGCTTCTCCAGACTTGCGGAATATTACCGGGAACGGGCGGAGGGCGGCGCCGGGATGATCGTCACCGGCGGCATCGCTCCGGACATACGGGGCTGGACCAAACCTTTCGCCGCCCGGATGAGCAGCTTCATTCATGTGCTGAAGCACAGGAAGATTACCCGGACGGTGCACCGCTACCCCACGAAAATCTGCATGCAGATTCTTCACACCGGCCGATACGGCTACCATCCCTTCACCGTATCGGCGGAAAAGCGCAAAGCGCCCATCAACCCGTTCACCCCACGAGCCATGACCCCAGCCATGATCCGCAGGAGCATCCGTCATTTCGCCCGGGCAGCCTCCCTTGCACAGCGGGCAGGCTATGACGGAGTGGAGATCATGGGGTCCGAAGGCTATCTGATCAATCAGTTTCTTTCTGCACGGACCAATCAGCGGGAAGATAAATGGGGGGGCAGCCTTGAAAACCGGATGCGGCTGGCCCTGGAAATTGTGAAGGCCGTCCGGGAAAAGGTGGGAAGGAAATTCATCATCATATTCCGTATATCCCTGCTGGAACTGGTTGAGAAGGGCAATCAGTTTGATGAGAGCCTGATACTGGCCGGAAAGCTTGCGGATGCCGGAGTGAACATTCTCAACACCGGCATCGGGTGGCATGAATCCCGGGTTCCCACCATCGGGGGAATGGTCCCCAGGGGCGTATTCACCAGGGTTACCGCAGAGCTGAAAGACCGCTTGGAAATACCTGTGGTGGCAACCAACAGAATCAACCGCATGGCGGACGCCGAATCCATTCTGGCATCCGGGGAAGCGGATATGGTTTCCATGGCCCGCCCCTTCCTCGCCGATCCGGAGATAGTACAAAAGGCCCGGGAAAACCGGGAAGAAACCACCAATATCTGCATCGCCTGCAACCAGGCCTGTCTGGACCATGTGTTCCTGAACCGCAGCGCAAGCTGCCTGGTGAACCCCCGGGCGGGCCAAGAAACCCGCATTCCCCGGCCGGAAGACAACAGGGCGAAACATCCTCTGCGGATCGGGGTGGCCGGGGCCGGTCCGGCAGGCCTCTCCTTTGCCATTCATGCAGCAGCCCGGGGTCACCGGGTGGAACTGTTCGAAAAGGAACAAGATATCGGCGGCCACTTCACCCTGGCGGCCAGAATTCCCGGCAAGTCGGAGTTTCTCTCAAGCATTGCGTACTACCGGAACATGCTGGAGGTTCACAGGGTGACCGTGCATCTGTCCCGTCCCTTCACCCCCGGGGACGCAGCCCGGTTTGACAAAGTGGCGGTGTGTACCGGAATCAAACCCCGGAAGCCGGATATTCCCGGTGCGGACCTTCCCCATGTTCTGGGGTACCGGGAAGCTCTCAGCGGAGATTTCACCCCTTCGGGGAGAGTCGCCATAATTGGGGCCGGGGGCATCGCAGTGGACACGGCAAACTATCTTCTCCAGCCCAATTTCCGGGGAGTCTCCATGACCGATGAGGAGTTTTTTACCCATTGGGGAATTGATCCCCTGTCATCGGTTCCCGGCGGTCTGACCATGAACCCTGCCGCTCCGGAATCCGGTCCGCTCCGGGGCCGTATCACCATGATGCGCCGCTCCAATGCAAAGCCCGGTGCGGGACTTGGAAAAACCACCGGCTGGATCCACCGTCTGGAGCTGAAAAAGGGAGAGGTTGAGTTTATCCCGTCTGTGCAGTACCGCAGCATTGACCCCCGGGGCGTCAGTATTACCGACGGGGAAGGACGGGAGCGGAGAATAGAGGCGGAAACAGTGATCGTGTGCGCAGGACAGGTTCCTGATAACGGCCTTTCACGGGAGCTGGATTCCGCAGGCATTTCCCACCTCCTTATCGGCGGGGCCAGGGAAGCCGATGAGGTGGATGCCAAGCGCGCCATAGATGAGGCGGTTCGCCATGCGGCCCGGATCTGA